One window of Microcoleus vaginatus PCC 9802 genomic DNA carries:
- the glmS gene encoding glutamine--fructose-6-phosphate transaminase (isomerizing), with product MCGIVGYIGTQAASEILLAGLEKLEYRGYDSAGLATISEGEITCIRAKGKLHNLREKLAEIDSPAPIGIGHTRWATHGKPEEYNAHPHRDNSGRVAVVQNGIVENYRELREELKAKGHKFVSDTDTEVIPHLIAEFLKEARSQKQERKDKKAEEIADTSFLETVLKAVNKLEGAFAIAVICADYPDELIVARQQAPLVIGFGAGEFFCASDTPALVSYTRTVLSLENGELARLTPMGVEVYSFAGERLKKSPRILGWSPVLVEKQGFKHFMHKEIYEQPAVVRACLEAYLDSDWQPGNPRSPINLNLPKELCADVEQISILACGTSWHASLIGKYLLEQLANIPTAVQYASEYRYAPPPLTANTLTIGVTQSGETADTLAALGMEQQRRAASTDKFRARMLGITNRTESSIAHMMPHVINTHAGIEVGVAATKTFVTQLMAFYFLALDLAHQRQTISSERLAEILAGLRQLPTEIEKFLEIQEQYVEELSHQFTETQDFIFLGRGINFPIALEGALKLKEISYIHAEGYPAGEMKHGPIALLDAKVPVVAIAMPGSVYEKVLSNAQEAKARDARLIGVTPKQGVAEADIFDHILPVPLVDELLSPIVTVIPLQLLAYHIAARRGLDVDQPRNLAKSVTVE from the coding sequence ATGTGCGGAATCGTTGGCTATATCGGCACGCAAGCAGCAAGCGAGATTTTGCTAGCAGGATTGGAGAAACTAGAATACCGGGGCTACGATTCAGCGGGCCTCGCTACCATCTCCGAAGGAGAAATTACCTGCATCCGAGCAAAGGGCAAATTGCACAACCTCCGGGAAAAGCTAGCAGAGATAGACTCCCCGGCTCCCATCGGCATCGGGCACACCCGCTGGGCAACTCACGGCAAACCCGAGGAATATAACGCTCACCCTCACCGAGATAATAGCGGGCGAGTTGCGGTAGTTCAAAATGGAATAGTCGAAAATTATCGCGAGTTGCGCGAAGAATTGAAAGCGAAGGGGCATAAATTTGTCTCGGATACGGATACAGAAGTTATTCCTCATTTAATAGCTGAATTTTTGAAAGAAGCAAGAAGCCAGAAGCAAGAAAGAAAAGATAAAAAAGCAGAGGAAATTGCTGATACATCGTTTTTGGAAACAGTTTTAAAGGCGGTAAATAAATTAGAAGGAGCCTTTGCAATCGCCGTTATCTGTGCAGATTATCCAGACGAACTAATTGTCGCCAGACAGCAAGCTCCTTTGGTGATTGGCTTTGGTGCAGGCGAATTTTTCTGCGCTTCCGACACGCCGGCCTTAGTATCTTACACCCGCACTGTTTTGTCCTTGGAAAATGGCGAATTGGCAAGGCTAACTCCGATGGGAGTCGAAGTTTACAGCTTTGCAGGGGAAAGGCTGAAAAAAAGCCCGCGCATCCTTGGTTGGAGTCCGGTTTTAGTCGAAAAACAAGGCTTCAAACATTTCATGCACAAGGAGATTTACGAACAGCCAGCCGTAGTCCGAGCTTGTCTGGAGGCTTATTTAGACAGCGATTGGCAGCCGGGAAATCCGCGCTCTCCCATCAATCTCAACTTGCCCAAGGAACTTTGCGCCGATGTCGAACAAATTTCAATTCTCGCCTGCGGAACGAGCTGGCACGCCTCGCTAATTGGCAAATATTTGTTGGAACAATTAGCTAATATTCCCACTGCGGTGCAGTACGCTTCTGAGTACCGCTACGCCCCCCCACCGCTGACAGCAAATACTTTAACTATTGGGGTAACACAGTCGGGAGAAACGGCGGACACGCTGGCTGCTTTGGGGATGGAACAGCAGCGCCGCGCGGCTTCTACCGATAAATTCCGGGCGAGAATGTTAGGCATTACTAACAGGACTGAAAGTTCGATCGCCCACATGATGCCGCACGTGATCAATACCCACGCCGGTATAGAAGTCGGCGTTGCTGCCACTAAAACTTTTGTCACTCAGTTGATGGCATTCTATTTCTTAGCTTTGGATTTGGCGCACCAGCGGCAAACAATCAGCAGCGAGAGATTGGCAGAAATTCTTGCAGGTTTGCGGCAGTTGCCAACAGAAATTGAGAAGTTTTTGGAGATTCAAGAACAGTATGTGGAGGAATTGTCCCACCAGTTTACAGAAACCCAAGATTTTATCTTTTTGGGGCGGGGAATTAACTTTCCCATTGCTTTGGAAGGGGCGCTGAAACTGAAGGAAATCAGCTACATTCACGCCGAAGGATATCCGGCGGGAGAGATGAAACATGGCCCGATCGCCCTTTTGGATGCGAAAGTGCCTGTAGTGGCGATCGCCATGCCAGGAAGCGTCTACGAAAAAGTGCTTTCCAACGCTCAAGAAGCGAAGGCGCGCGACGCCCGTTTAATTGGTGTTACGCCGAAGCAAGGTGTGGCGGAAGCCGATATTTTTGACCACATTTTGCCGGTGCCTTTGGTGGATGAATTGTTGTCACCGATTGTGACAGTGATTCCGCTGCAATTATTGGCTTATCACATTGCAGCCCGTCGGGGTTTGGATGTGGATCAGCCACGAAATTTGGCGAAGTCGGTGACGGTAGAATAA
- a CDS encoding O-antigen ligase domain-containing protein has protein sequence MNIKNRLKLAAKQTAENLKSRLQKHPDPRLQIPWNFAQVGMLIFPLIPILGALGLFLGLAGTCQQKFRQISRRPLNRGFAILSGLLVITAVFAHNRIEAFVGLYNFLPFFILFAAFSSLIQTSAQLRQLSWMIVISSIPVIILGLGQQFLGWSGINQLQPVFGWVLEPQGNPPGRMASVFMYANILACYLTIAFILALGLWMEEVSCQLAVVSRHHLPMPNAQCPMPNAQFLFLSCAVIGNAVALIFTNSRNAWGLAVMAVLAFAFYAGYKKLLAAVLSVASTIFLSAFGPEPLRQSLRRIVPAFFWARLTDEMFPNRPTATLRTTQWEFAWSMTQQRPWTGWGLRNFTPLYQAQMQQWLGHPHSLILMLTAETGIPATLLLCSLVGGVLARGVLLLANWPLFPGDIKPEKIATQEVAKNALFIHRKSLVSITSQVAYEDARAADRLIFFSYLLAFAACTLFNTVDVTLFDFRLNTTSWLLLAAIWGVSQRE, from the coding sequence GTGAATATCAAAAATCGGTTGAAATTAGCTGCCAAACAGACAGCCGAAAATCTCAAGTCTCGCCTCCAAAAACATCCAGATCCCCGCCTGCAAATCCCTTGGAATTTCGCCCAAGTGGGGATGCTGATTTTTCCCTTAATTCCGATTTTGGGAGCTTTAGGTTTATTCCTGGGATTGGCCGGCACTTGCCAGCAAAAGTTCCGTCAAATTAGTCGCCGCCCGTTGAATCGAGGATTCGCAATTCTGAGCGGGCTGCTAGTCATCACAGCGGTCTTTGCCCACAACCGCATTGAGGCTTTTGTAGGGTTGTACAATTTCTTGCCGTTCTTTATATTGTTTGCCGCTTTCAGCAGTTTAATTCAAACTTCTGCTCAATTGCGACAATTATCTTGGATGATTGTAATTAGTTCAATTCCGGTGATAATTTTAGGTCTGGGACAGCAATTTTTAGGTTGGAGCGGCATCAATCAATTGCAGCCTGTTTTTGGCTGGGTACTCGAACCCCAAGGCAATCCCCCCGGCCGCATGGCTTCTGTGTTTATGTACGCAAATATTTTAGCTTGCTATCTGACAATTGCTTTTATTTTAGCACTGGGACTGTGGATGGAAGAAGTCAGTTGTCAGTTGGCAGTTGTCAGTCGTCACCACTTACCAATGCCCAATGCCCAATGCCCAATGCCCAATGCCCAATTCCTATTTTTAAGTTGTGCAGTGATCGGAAATGCTGTTGCTTTGATTTTTACTAATTCTCGCAATGCTTGGGGACTGGCAGTTATGGCAGTTTTGGCTTTTGCATTTTATGCGGGTTATAAAAAATTATTAGCTGCTGTTTTGAGTGTGGCTAGCACAATTTTTTTGTCTGCCTTTGGCCCGGAACCACTGCGGCAATCTTTACGAAGAATTGTTCCGGCTTTCTTTTGGGCTAGACTCACCGACGAAATGTTCCCAAATCGGCCGACTGCTACTTTGAGAACTACTCAGTGGGAATTTGCTTGGTCTATGACTCAGCAGCGTCCTTGGACTGGTTGGGGACTGCGAAATTTTACGCCTCTCTATCAAGCTCAAATGCAACAATGGCTTGGTCATCCTCACAGTTTGATACTGATGTTGACTGCGGAAACGGGAATACCGGCAACGCTTCTGTTGTGTAGTTTAGTCGGCGGGGTTTTGGCTAGGGGTGTTTTGCTGCTGGCGAATTGGCCGCTTTTTCCTGGGGATATTAAACCGGAAAAAATAGCCACACAGGAAGTAGCGAAAAATGCTTTATTTATCCATAGAAAATCTCTAGTTTCTATCACAAGTCAGGTTGCTTATGAAGATGCAAGAGCGGCAGATCGCCTAATTTTTTTCAGTTATTTATTAGCCTTCGCCGCCTGTACGCTTTTTAACACTGTAGATGTGACGCTGTTTGATTTTCGACTCAATACTACAAGCTGGTTGCTGTTAGCCGCAATTTGGGGAGTCAGCCAGAGGGAATAG